One Coccinella septempunctata chromosome 8, icCocSept1.1, whole genome shotgun sequence genomic window carries:
- the LOC123318675 gene encoding tubulin alpha-1 chain, with the protein MRECISVHVGQAGVQIGNACWELYCLEHGIQPDGQMPSDKTVGGGDDSFNTFFSETGAGKHVPRAVFVDLEPTVVDEVRTGTYRQLFHPEQLITGKEDAANNYARGHYTIGKEIVDLVLDRIRKLADQCTGLQGFLIFHSFGGGTGSGFTSLLMERLSVDYGKKSKLEFAIYPAPQVSTAVVEPYNSILTTHTTLEHSDCAFMVDNEAIYDICRRNLDIERPTYTNLNRLIGQIVSSITASLRFDGALNVDLTEFQTNLVPYPRIHFPLVTYAPVISAEKAYHEQLSVAEITNACFEPANQMVKCDPRHGKYMACCMLYRGDVVPKDVNAAIATIKTKRTIQFVDWCPTGFKVGINYQPPTVVPGGDLAKVQRAVCMLSNTTAIAEAWARLDHKFDLMYAKRAFVHWYVGEGMEEGEFSEAREDLAALEKDYEEVGMDSGEGEGEGAEEY; encoded by the coding sequence CGTGAATGTATCTCAGTCCACGTTGGCCAAGCCGGTGTCCAGATTGGTAATGCCTGCTGGGAATTGTACTGCCTGGAACATGGCATCCAACCTGACGGTCAAATGCCATCAGACAAGACTGTCGGAGGAGGTGACGACTCATTCAACACCTTCTTCAGCGAGACTGGAGCCGGCAAACACGTACCCAGGGCCGTGTTCGTAGACTTGGAACCAACAGTCGTCGACGAGGTCAGGACCGGAACTTACAGACAACTCTTCCACCCTGAACAACTCATCACCGGTAAGGAAGACGCCGCCAACAACTACGCCCGTGGTCATTATACCATCGGTAAAGAGATCGTCGACTTGGTATTGGACCGTATCCGTAAATTGGCCGACCAATGTACTGGACTGCAAGGTTTCCTGATCTTCCACTCCTTCGGCGGTGGTACCGGATCCGGATTTACATCCTTGTTGATGGAAAGGTTGTCCGTCGACTATGGAAAGAAATCGAAATTGGAATTCGCCATCTACCCCGCACCCCAAGTATCTACCGCCGTCGTGGAACCCTACAACTCCATCCTGACCACCCACACCACCCTTGAACACTCAGACTGCGCCTTCATGGTAGACAACGAGGCCATCTACGATATCTGCAGACGTAACTTGGACATCGAACGTCCTACATACACCAACTTGAACAGGCTGATCGGGCAGATCGTGTCGTCCATCACCGCTTCATTGAGGTTCGATGGTGCCCTCAACGTCGATCTAACAGAATTCCAGACTAACTTGGTGCCGTACCCACGTATCCATTTCCCTCTGGTAACTTACGCTCCTGTCATTTCTGCAGAAAAGGCTTACCACGAACAGCTGTCCGTTGCTGAAATCACCAATGCCTGTTTCGAGCCAGCTAACCAGATGGTGAAATGCGACCCACGTCACGGCAAATACATGGCCTGCTGTATGTTGTACCGAGGTGACGTCGTGCCGAAAGACGTGAATGCAGCCATCGCCACCATCAAGACCAAACGTACCATTCAGTTCGTAGATTGGTGTCCAACTGGTTTCAAGGTGGGCATCAACTACCAGCCCCCGACTGTTGTGCCGGGAGGAGACCTCGCCAAGGTACAGAGGGCGGTGTGCATGTTGTCAAACACCACCGCCATCGCTGAAGCCTGGGCCAGACTCGACCACAAGTTCGATCTCATGTACGCCAAGCGTGCCTTCGTCCATTGGTACGTAGGTGAGGGTATGGAAGAAGGTGAGTTCTCGGAGGCCCGTGAGGATTTGGCTGCTCTAGAGAAGGATTACGAAGAGGTCGGTATGGATTCCGGAGAGGGTGAAGGAGAAGGAGCCGAAGAATACTAA